GTTAGCCCTAGCTGCCGAGCTAATGTTAGCCTGCTAGCAGCCCGATTTACATCAAATTGTGTTTGTGAAATGGTTTAATAGGACGCGAGGCAACCACGCTCTCGTCGACCGATGACTAATAAAATATGCTAAATTGTATTTGTCGACAGAGGTATGAATATGTAGCGGCGTACATCGGACTAAACACACAAAGGGAGGCATGTTTTCCCCTGTTATTTGCCGTCGCACTGCAATAGCCGTTTCCTCCTCTGTCAAATTACAACTAGCTGTACATAAACTCGGACAACGTGTAGGCAAACATGTTTGGTCCGAACACCCTCTCCTCGCCTTTATTCTGTGCATTTTAGATGGAGGTTAGAGAGTTTGAATATGAGTATGAATATGTAAAATGCTGTAATGATTACCTGGTCCTGAACTCTCATCTTGACTCGCTGCTCCTCCGTCCGCCATTTTGAATATTTAACATGAAATCCCAGCCCcgaggtgtacacacacacacgcatgcacacacacacacatacacacacacacacacacacacacgcacacacacgcacacacacacacacacacacacacacgcacacacacacacacacacacacacacacacacacacacacacacacacacacgcacacgcgcgcgcgcacacacacacacacacacacacacacacacacacacacacacacacacacacacacacacacacacacacacacaagcgtgcacacacaaaaacccacggccacacacacacaaacacacgcgcacacgatTGAGTTTGAACGGGTGGTACGTTAGGAAAGGTATGCGATGTCTTCTATCACAAAAGTTGGTTTAAGTGGTTTGTCACAATGGGTGCCGTATGCAAGTCTGCAAGTGCTACATTCAGGCGATTTCCTTCTAAGATCAATTATGTTATAGAAAGTGGGTTAGAACTAAAGAAGGTGATATGTGATCGGTTAATtaaaaagtttattttattttttaaatataaacgtttatatttgtaaataaaataagagcaTTAAGGAAGGCTTACAAGTTAGGCTTCAATGTATCCAATATAGGTCTACCAACAATAAAGATACAAAACAATCAAATAGAAAATTAAAGTGGTTGAAAAGGTGCAGCCTTGTATGATTATAGAGCTGGCTAAGCTCGgactttaaaaaatatttgatgAGACTTATATAATATAGTGTTCAACTGTTTTCTCCAAATCACAACTACAATTTatcaataattattaataatgaatatGCCTACCTGGTGCCTATGTCTTTCAATCTATGAGGTTTGCCTATAGCAGCAGTTTAAGATCAGTATCCCAGATGTGTGTAAGTTGGTTGACCCACTTATCCTACATTCTACTGGCCCCATTTCCGGATCCTGGTCTAGCAATtgctgatatatatatatatatatatatatatatatatatatatatatatatatatatatatatatatatatatatatatatatatatatatatatatatatatatatatatatatatatatctttagaGAGGATACAGAAATCACAGTACAAATAGAAGGTTTTGCAATGTGTGGTTATTGTAGCATTACCTACTTGAACCCAAACACTGTTTTAGCCGCATGTTACATAAAATCATAAAAACAGTGTCTCTGAGTAAAGAGtatctccttcatctccttAATCTGCTACAAATGTTAAAATTGAAGGACCTTCGACAAGCGTCATTGCTGGTAAACACTGCAACCTGCAGGTTAGAACGAGTATAACAACAAGGGATAATAAATAGATCAAATTCATTTTCCACTCCATCAACAAATCTATCAATATGTTAACACAAATAACCCGAAATGTATACAGTGTATAGATACAGGCACTtttaatatacattatatatgtttGTTCTATATTAGATCCACCTTTATATCAAGTTATATATCACTTAACCACCCTGCCTGCCTGCTACTACCACCAAAGGTTGACTTCAAGACTTTGCTGATTGGACCTTTTCGGGTGGCATGTGGTCAACAGTTCATAACTGATTAACTCATAAACCAGAAGAAGTCATATCGCCACTCCTAGCCTAGAGGCTTTTGCTCAGACTGTCCCTTAAATGATCGAAAGAAGACCTTTCCTACTGGATCTACTTTATCCTATCATAAGAAATGGAAAGGGGAACATTTCTTGGTTGGAGAAGACTACTACTTGATTTTACAGGTAAGGTTTTCCACGATTCCTGCTAATTTCTATAAAAATACACTGACACACCTTTCTCCAACCGTTCAGGGTTAATCATTGTCCTACCTTTTGTTTCAACCTACCCGGAAGAGTCCTGCCGTTTTCTTCATTGTATACCAGAGAGAAAATTAAAAGAGTGCATTTGAGTTTAATATTGTATAATAACAATGTCACTTTGTGTTATATGTGATACAGTGGGACAGTGCTATTCAAATTCTATAAGACTTTATATGTagaatttatttttctttataccATCTCGTGATCAGGATTTCTTACAAATGCATTCAGCCTTTTTTAAATGACCCAATTTCATTGCCTCTTCTATCatttatttctatatatttCTCTTGGCAGGTCTTCTTTTAGTCCTGTCCTGCTGTAGTGGCCTGGACGTTTCTATTTCCCAGAGTCAGTATGAGGTGGCGAGAGGAGGGAATATAGCCATGACATGTTCATACAAACCAGCCAGGCCAGACTCAAATGTCTTCTTAGTGAAATGGGAGGCTCAACCTGACAAAGAAAGTGATTCATGggtacgtttttttttgttaattttgATGATCTATAAACTGATTGTACATTGACACGGCTGGGAAGTGTAGAAGGGCCAAAGCTGGTGTTAGCTACTTATTAACCCttttctacattttttattcaccTACATTTTTATTTGGATTCATTAAATGTAGGTGTGAATGGATACTTCAAGTGGTTGTGCTTTATCCTGACAACAGATATACAATATCCAAAAGGGAAATCATACATCAAttcataaataattaataataccCTGATGACTTGTCATAAGAACGTCAGTGCCCAGTCTGACTCTGTTCTGTGCATCTTATAATAAACCGTTAACAGTAAAACATTGTATAACGTCATTAACCAATTGTAGCTCTTTTGTCTAGGACAGAAAGGCTCTGAATGGAGAATGGATAGTTGTAAAACatacctggtttgtgtgtgtcccttagATGCCAGTGGCCACCTGGTTTCCAAACAATCAGATAGACATCGCTCCGAACTTTGAAGGCCGAGCTCAAATGACGGTTGACCTCGGCTCAAAGCAGAGCACACTCCAGCTGGATAAAGTTCTAATGCAGGACAGTCGCAACTTCGAGTGCAGTGTCACTATCCAAGGCGACGATGAGGGAAAAACAGCAGCTACCACTACCCTATTGGTTCTAGGTgagaaaacataaaaatacagaaCCGGCGTCATTTAATTATCCTCAAGATCTCTAAGCCACATCCATGGAATCCAAAAATCGAATGTCATTAAACTATAAATTAATTTTGTATTCAGACATTTGTCGTTGTGCAGTGAGATTCTTGGTTGTGAATGGAGATTTTTTAATTGTCGTTTTCCATTGTGTTTGGCTCCAGTGGCTCCATCCAGGCCTGTCTGTGGGATCCAAGGCACTGCTGAATACTGGAACAACATTAGCCTCAGCTGTATGTCTGAAGAGGGCTCCCCTAGTCCCACTTATAAATGGAAGAGCTACAGTGTCCTAAATGCTCCCAGACCATACCCACTCCGGGCCACTGAAAGTACGCCTTTTATCCACATACAATGCAATATTCTACTGCATGTCAAGAGTATTTGAGTCTCAGTTAGAAATTGGGTGCGAAAGGCTTTTGTTGTGTTGACAGTGATATACCCCACTCTTCCCTTAAAAACATTGTGTTGTCTTCGTTTTTGTTATAGAGGATGGAGTCCTGGCCCTCTTTAATATTTCAAAGGAGGATTCCGGGTTTTTTGTCTGTACCACAACCAATCGAGTTGGTCATGACAGCTGCAACCTCACCCTATCGGTGCTACCCAGTGAGTTAAAAAATTAACTTGATTGATTAGTATTGATTAGTATTATGAGTATTTAGTTACGAATCGGATGTCAGTTGCGACACCGCTCTACGCGAACAATTACAGATTATTACGAAAGGTGTCACCAGAGTCCAAATGGAGCATTTTGAGATGACCACTTTAATGTTTATGTCTTTCTTTAGCCACTATGAAAGTTGGGGCAACGGCAGGCATCATTGGAGGGGTCGTAGCAGGTCTCGTCGTCCTCGCCATTGTTATCTACTGTTGCTGTTGTAAGAAGGATAAAGAGAACAAGCCTGTCGAAGGGTATGTATGAATTCCATTTAAAGGGGCCTACCCGTTATGGCATCCTCTTTGACCAGATGACTTGTCTTTGTaaacttaggcccaatcccatttctaccccttacgccttccccttaccccttccccttaccccttcaaaacaagggggaggggtaaggggaaggggtaaggggtataaatgggattgggccttacacTCTCTGCTCTTTTGGGTACAATTTTGTACAAAATCTTCCGCTTTGTGCTTTGCTTTTAGCTATAACTATTTTGAAGAACATTGTTGTTTCATGCCATGACTGTTTTTCTCCATCAGTTCTCCTGGCGACGTGGAGTTCCAAGACCAACCCTCAGTTAGAAACCAATATTGGGATGACCAGTCAAGCACCTTGACTAAGCCATATGTTGAAGAGTCAGACCGCTTTGAAGAGAAAAGTGTTCGTGATCTGGGCAACCACAACGACAACCGGGCTGGGACAAGCGTGTTGGAAGCTGAACAACACAGTTATAATGATGCAGAAAATGGCTATGGAAACGGTAGTGATGGCATTCGTGGACGTCTTGACGAAAAGCGTGACTTCTCTCGGGGTAGTCGCGATCGACTTGATGATCAGGATGAAATTCGTGGAAGTCGCGATCGGCTTGATGATCGGAATGAAATTCGTGGAAGTCGCGATCGGCTTGATGATCAGGATGAAATTCGTGGAAGTCGCGATCGGCTTGATGATCACCCCAACCGCTATCGCGGAAGTAGCGACCGCCTTGATGACCAACATGATCGTTATCGGGGAAGCCGCGACAGGCTTGACGATCAACATGATGACATTCGGGGAAGTCGCGACAGACTTGACGATAAACGCGATCGCTATCGGGGAAGTCGCGATCGGCTTGACGACCAAAGTGATGAAGTCCGGGGAAGTCGAGATAACCTTGACAATACACGAGATCGCTATGGCAGTCGCGATCGTCTTGACGATAATCGGGATCGCCGCCATGGCAGTCGCGATAACCTTGATGCACAATATAATCGGCATGGTGGAAGTCGCGATCGCCTTGGTGAGAGTAGGCCTAGTTATAATGTCTAAAATCTAAAAAAGCATTAACGACACCCATGACCATTAATCATATGCCAAATtttcaaaaacaaataaaatattatatgAATTTGACATGTTTGCATGTAATTTGCATACATACATTAACCTTTTTTTAGCTTGTGATACTTTTGTGTTGTTGGAAATCATCATTAGGCTTTTATGTCCTTTGTATATGTCAGCATATTTGTATAGATTTTGGCATCATCAATACTGTTTTGTGCATAGACTAAACAACTAGGTAGTAACCTGCCATAAAGTGCCATTTTAGACAAAAAAAATGACTTC
The window above is part of the Gadus morhua chromosome 20, gadMor3.0, whole genome shotgun sequence genome. Proteins encoded here:
- the LOC115532794 gene encoding cell surface A33 antigen, producing the protein MERGTFLGWRRLLLDFTGLLLVLSCCSGLDVSISQSQYEVARGGNIAMTCSYKPARPDSNVFLVKWEAQPDKESDSWMPVATWFPNNQIDIAPNFEGRAQMTVDLGSKQSTLQLDKVLMQDSRNFECSVTIQGDDEGKTAATTTLLVLVAPSRPVCGIQGTAEYWNNISLSCMSEEGSPSPTYKWKSYSVLNAPRPYPLRATEKDGVLALFNISKEDSGFFVCTTTNRVGHDSCNLTLSVLPTTMKVGATAGIIGGVVAGLVVLAIVIYCCCCKKDKENKPVEGSPGDVEFQDQPSVRNQYWDDQSSTLTKPYVEESDRFEEKSVRDLGNHNDNRAGTSVLEAEQHSYNDAENGYGNGSDGIRGRLDEKRDFSRGSRDRLDDQDEIRGSRDRLDDRNEIRGSRDRLDDQDEIRGSRDRLDDHPNRYRGSSDRLDDQHDRYRGSRDRLDDQHDDIRGSRDRLDDKRDRYRGSRDRLDDQSDEVRGSRDNLDNTRDRYGSRDRLDDNRDRRHGSRDNLDAQYNRHGGSRDRLGESRPSYNV